TCTCAACGACCATTTGTTTGATTCTATCGGGAATGCTATTCCATTGTTGCTTTTGATTACGTTTCGCTTTAAGGCCATCAATACCATTTTGGCTGTAGGCGTGATACCAATTATAAAAGGTTCTTTTGTGAATGCCTAATTGCTTTAAAGTCCTATTAACGCCTAATTCAGAGTTTTTTACCACCTCTATAATCTCTGCTTTTTCTTCTGCCGTTAGTCTCATATATTTTTTAAATTGAGGGGTTAATCCAACAGATTTAAGCTTTTTTTTACAATGTCATAACGAATAACCAAATCGGCCAAAGACTCCTTCAATACGGTATTTTCTCTGCGTAAATCTTTGACTTGCTCACTGGTAGCTTCTCTTGTTTCGTTACCCGAAAGACGTTTCTTTCCTGCTTCAATGAACTCTTTACTCCATTTGTAATAAGTAGCTTCGCTGATGCCATATTTTCTGCACAGCTCTGCTACACTGAGCTCTGCACGTAAGCCTTCCATGACGATTAAAATCTTTTGTTCTGCATTGTACACTTGGCGTGTATTACGGCGAACTTCTTTAATAAGCTTTTCGCTTTTTGTTTGTTTTTTTACCATGTTCTAAGTGGTTTTTGTAAAGTTAGTTTTTTCTTTTTTTAACTATACTATTTTTAACCTAAACTGGTAAACTTTTTGCTGACGATTTACAAAAAAAAGCCTGTGATTTTGGATGGTTTAGAATCCACTTGATGTACTCAGGCAAAACCTTATTTGTATCAGGTGTAATTTTGATAAAACTATTTGAAATAAAAACGGGATAATTAATGCCTTTAGGTATAATAGTAGCCACATATCTACCTCTCGTACTAAAAGCAACATCAGTCGATTGAATAATGTATTTAGGATTACATGCATCAATCTGGATGTTTGGCTTTGTCGTAGGAGACAATTCAGATTCATCATTTAAATCGCTTATATTTAAAGCGATACCATTGTTTAAATGAGAATCTTTCGTTATCTTTATATATGAGCCGGACTGTACCTGGCAAATATCTTTTATTTTAAGCTTCATACTTCACTATTTCATATTTCAGATACACAAATATAATGAAAAAATTTAAATAGCAAGTATATTTAAATTAAAAATATTAAAAAATTCACATGGACTTCAACTTAGAAAACCAAGAAATGTTTTTTGAGCAATGAAATACGTGATATAATAGAATGAAAAGTATCAAAACTGAAATAAATTAATAGCTGAATAATAATTAAATTACATTATCCTTCAGCTTAACTAGTAACGAAGGGAAGGGGTGGCGATTACAAATACATTATTTACGAATCACCAATAACAAATCAAGTAATCGATCTTCTTAAATTAGCACCTAAAAAAGTAAATCCCTGCAAGTGAATCACTTACAGGGATTTTAGCGGAGAGAGAGGGATTCGAACCCCCGGAGGTGTTACCCTCAACGGTTTTCAAGACCGCCGCATTCGACCACTCTGCCATCTCTCCGAATGCGTTTGAAAAACGCCTTATTTGTTTTTCTTTGCGGTTGCAAATATAGAGACAAATTTTTAATCTCGCAAATTAAATTTCAATATTTTTTGTGGTTTTTAATATATCGTCGAGATTTTCTCTTTCTCTTATCAGTTTAGCTTCTCCGTTAATCCACAGGATTTCAGCTGGTTTTAGGCGAGAATTGTAGTTCGACGCCATCGAAAAACAATAGGCACCCGCATTGTAAAAACATAAAATATCTTTTTCTCGCACTTCATTTAGCTTTCGATTTGCACCAAATGTATCGGTTTCGCAGATGTATCCTACCACAGTATAGTATCTCGGGCGGCCATCTGGATGAGAAATATTCTCTATTTCGTGATGCGCATTATAGAACATCGGACGGATCAATTGATTAAATCCACTATTCACACTCGCAAAAACGGTAGAAGTCGTTTGTTTCACCACATTTACTTCTGCCAAGAATACACCCGATTCGCTCACCAAAAATTTACCTGGCTCAAACATCAGCATTAGATCCTTGTCATTTTCTTCGCAAAACTCATTAAATCGTTCACTAATTTTCTCGCCAAGGTATTCAATATCGGTTTCGGCACTACCTTCGTAGTATCTTACCTTAAATCCACTACCAAAATCCAAATACTCTAAATCTTTGAAATCCTTTGCTGCGTTGAATAAAAGCTCCGCACCGTTTAAGAACACATCTACATCCAAGATATCAGAACCTGTGTGCATATGCAGTCCATTTACCTTCAGCCCCGTGTTTTCTACCACGCGTAAAATATGCGGCAATTGATATATCGAAATTCCAAATTTAGAATCAATATGCCCCACCGAAATGTTACTATTGCCACCGGCCAAAATATGTGGATTTAAACGAATACAAACGGGATAATCTGGCATTTCATGGCCAAATTGCTCAAGAATACTTAAATTATCTATATTGATTTTTACGCCTAATTCTACGGCTTCTTTTATTTCTTCAAACGAAACGCCATTGGGAGTAAAAATAATGTCTTTTGGCTCAAATCCTGCCATTAAACCAAGCTGCACTTCCTGAATCGAAACGGTATCTAGCCCACTACCCAATTTTTGAAAAAGACGCAAAATATTCAAATTGGTATTGGCCTTACAAGCGTAATTGAGTTTCAATTTCTTAACGCCGGCAAACGAATTCTTTAATCTTGCGTATTGTGTTTTCATTTTTTCGGCATCGTACACATAAAGTGGCGTACCAAATTCTTCTGCCATTTGAAGCAAATCTTCTGCCGTAAAGCTAAGGTCTTGTATATGTTTCATTCTTACTTGAATTAAATGTATAAAAAAATATTCTACAAATGTATGAAATTATAGAATATCTAAAGTATTTTTTCGGAAAAATTTAGTTTAAATTAGTTTTTCGGCTAATTTTTTCACGCCTGCACAAGCTTTTTCTTGAATATGTGTATATGGGTGCCGGCAATAGAGTGTAATTTCGGACGGGTCTATCACAAAAAGCTGACAATCTGGTTTCAAAAAATCCACCAACGATGCCGCAGGATACACCTGCATCGATGTACCTATCACCACAAAAATATCGGCTTGCTCGGCAAGGGCAATGGCATCATTTAATGCTGGAACCGCCTCACCAAACCACACAATGTGCGGACGAACGGGATCACCATTCGGTGCTTTATCTTCCAATGTCATATCACCCTCAAATGGGAAAATCAGATTTTCATCATACACACTTCTCCCCTTTTTCAATTCGCCGTGCAGGTGCAAAACTTTGGATGAACCAGCTCTCTCGTGCAAGTCATCTACATTTTGCGTCACAATTTCTACATCGTATTGCTTTTCTAAATCGGCAAAGAATTTATGTGCATCGTTGGGAGAAACTTCCGATAGCTGCCGGCGCCGTGCATTGTAAAAATTCAGCACCAACTCGGGATTTGCGGCAAAACCTTCAGGCGTAGCTACATCTTCCACACGATGATTCTCCCACAAGCCATCGCTCGCTCTAAATGTCTGAATTCCGCTTTCTTGCGAAATCCCTGCGCCCGAAAGCACCACCAATTTAGGCTTCGTACATTTCATCGAATAAATTTTTGAATTTTTCGATTGTATTTTTGCGTTTATATTTTAAAGTAGGCGTCAAGCAGCCGTTTTCAATCGTCCATTCTTCTGGCGTGAGTCTAAATCTTTTGATTTGCTCCCATCGTCCAAATTCTTGATTAATTTCTGCCATTGCTTTTTCTATCTCGTCATAAATCACCTGACTATTAGCAATTTCGGCAGGCGTAGTTCCTATTTCTACACCATTTTTTTCCGCCCATTTAATTGAAAAATCATAATTAGGCTGAATCAAAGCACAAGGCATTTTTTTACCTTCTCCCACAACCATAATTTGCTCGATAAACGGAATGCGTTTCATCGCATCTTCCAAGGCTGCTGGCACGATGTATTTTCCTCCACTGGTTTTGAAAATTTGTTTTTTACGATCGGTAAGTTTTAGCAATCCTTCGTCAAATTCACCGATATCTCCTGTTTTAAACCAACCATCTTCGGTAAAGGCTTCCTTGGTTAATTCTGGATTTTCATAATATCCTTGGAACACGCAAGGCCCTTTCACGAGCACCTCGCCATCGTCGGCAATTTTTACATCGATGTTTTTAACTATTTTTCCTACGGTTCCGATTTTAAATCCTTTTCTATCAAAACAATTCACCGAAATCACGGGCGAAGTTTCAGTGAGTCCGTAGCCCTCCAAAATCGGAATTCCTGCCGCCCAGAACATACGATTTAGTTTTTCAGATAATTTGGCACTTCCCGAAACGAGCGTTACCATCTTGCCCCCCATTCCTTCTCGCCATTTACTAAAAATCAATTTATTGGCAATTTTGTATTTGACATACCAATTGAGTGGCATTTTTACTTTAGGGTCATAATCTTTAATTAAATCAAGCGACCATTTAAAGATTTTTGATTTCACAGCCCCAGCATTGGCACCTGTTTCATAAATTTTATTAAACACCTTTTCTACCAAACGCGGCACCACAGTCATGATTTGTGGCTGAACGAATTTTAAATCTTCACCAATGGTGTCTAAATTCTGTGCAAAATAAATGCTTAAGCCTTTGATTTGGTACAAATTAAGCAATGTTCTCTCAAACACATGGCACACAGGCAAGAAGCTCAATGCACGAGCATTTTCACCCACTTCGGGAATGCGCTCTTGGCAATCTATGGCATTAGATAGCAGATTTTTGTGCGAAAGCATTACTCCTTTTGGGCTTCCCGTAGTACCTGAAGTGTAAATGATTGTAACTAAATCATCTGGATGAACTTTTTCTTTGATTTTTTCGATTTCAGGCTGAAGGCTTTTATCTTCACCTAACTCTAAAATCTCATTCCAATTTGGTAAGTTTTCCTCCTCGTTTATACAATAGATTTCCTCTAATGTTGGCGTATTTTTCTGAATTCCTGCAATTTTATTGTACAAATCTTTGTGAGAAACAAAGCACAATTTCACACCAGATTGATTAAAAATATATTCATTTTCTTGTGCTGCAATAGATGAATAAATAGGCACACTAATCGCTCCTACTTTCTGAATTCCCATATCTAGAATATTCCATTCCGCACAATTATTATTTACAATAATTGCAATTTTGTCGCCAGGTTTTACGCCCCATTTGAGCAAACCACGACTCACTTTATCCGATAAATCTATGTAATCTTGTGTTGAATATGCTTTTAATTTTTCCCCAGGTAATACATTAACTAAGGCTCTTTCTAAATTATGATATTTTGCTTGATAGTCAAGTATATCAAATAAGCGTTTCATTTCCATGTTCATCTACTTCTTGGTGTATAAAAGTACGAATTTAATCAAAACTATTAAAGTTTTTTTATCGTTTTTTTAAATAATTAAAATTTTAAACCTAAACCAAATACAACAAAATAATTTAAAGTAATACTTTTAGTAAATCATCTATCTCCTTAAAAGTGTTGAAATTATGTAATGTAATCCGAATCCTTTCTTGTGAAATTGGCACCGTAGGAGATAAAATACTTTTAACCGAAATATTTTTTTCTACTAATTCTTTACACTTGCATTTCAAGATATTTTTTTCGTTCAAATAAGCTTGAATGGGTGTTTGGGAATTTAAAAAATTTGATTGATTTTCTTTGATTTTTTGTCTGAAATATTCAATATTCTGTGCTAATTTTTCTTGTGCAAAATTCGATTTTTTAAGGATTTCATGCGCTTGAAAAATCACTTCTACTTCCGCCTCGCTCATTGCTGTGGTATAAATAAATGGACGCGCAAAATTCACTAAAAACTGATGCAATTTTTCTCCCCCCACTACGCAAGCACCATGCGTGCCGAGTGCCTTGCCAAAGGTGTGAACGCGTGCAAAAATTTCCTGCTCAAAATTCTCAAAAATGCCTTTTTTTTGTTTTCCTACCACGCCCGTTCCGTGCGCTTCGTCCAAAATGATGTAGCAATTTTTCTTTTGGCAAAGCTCCAAAATTTCGCTTGAAACTTCGTCTCCGTCCATGCTATAGACGCTCTCGAGCACCACAAAAATTTCGCCTGAACATTTTTCTATTTTTTGCGCTAAATCACTCGCATCGTTGTGTTTAAATTTAAAAGATTTAGCGTTACTCAATCGTATGCCATCACGAAGCGAAGCGTGCGATAATTCATCATACAAAATAAAATCACCACGCTGTGGTATCGCTGAAAGCACCGCCAGATTGGCATTGTATCCGCTATTGAAAAGCAAGGCTTTTTCAGCATCGTAAAAATCCGCTAAATAGCGTTCAACGTCCTCATAATAAGCACTATTTCCCGAAATCAATCGCGAACCTGTGCTCCCCGCATGATGGTGCGAAATTTGGATTTTTTGCAATTCTCGAGCGATTCCGAGATAGTCGTTGGAAAAAAAATCGGCATTATTTGTATCAAATACCGAAAGGCTTCTAAAATTATTTTCTTCGATTCTTTTCGCCAAAAGCTGCTGTGCTTTGGTAGGAAAATCTAAATTTTTCATGTTTTGATTATGAAAATAAATGAGCCTTCAAAGCTAATAAAAAATCTGGGATTTTGGGCGATTTCGCTCCCTTTTCTGCCCATTGTTGAGCAATATTGGATTGGTGGTTGAGCGTTTTGTAGACTTCACGATAAGCCTTGAATAATGAATAATTTTTATCGTAAATGTGCGTAGGCTCTGAGTTCACACCATTTACTTCTATGACTTTAAATTTCCCTTGTTTTAGCGCGTTATCACTCACGGCTTTTACATCTAATCTACCATAAGAATATTGCGGAATTTGGCGAATTACTTTTTCAATTTGGGCTAAAAGTTCTTGCGTTGCTAAATGCGATGCATCAAAAAAACGCGTTCCACGATTGTGATTTCCAATAGGTTCTAGCAAAATCGTTTCGCCTTTGTGTAAAACTTTGTCCAAAATTGCCGAAAATTTATTTTCTAAATATTTTTTCCTAAAAAATGCACGCTCGTTTTGTTGTATAAATTCGCGCAAAGTTTGCCTGCCATTGCCTTTAAATACCAAAAATTCCTTTCCTGTGATGCCTAAAATTCGCCCATGTTCATCTTTGGGATATTTGCAATAAAATACACCAAACTCTTTGGGTAAATCAATGTATTCCTGCAAAATAATTTTCTGATTATCATTTAATTGGGACAAAAATTCATTTAATTCCGATTGATTATTCAAACGAATAACTCCCTTTCCCCGCTCGCCTACATCAGGTTTAGCAATCATGGGAAATTTGGTTAAAATCAGTTTTTTGTTTTGGTCAAAAATTTGCTCTTTGGCTCTAAATTCTTGCGGAATATATTTTTGAATTTCACTTTTAGAATAGCCGAAAAAGCCTCCGTTTTCCAAACTCGGATTGGTTTTACAAAAATAAAGCAAATCACGATTTTTTAAACTAAACCAAAAATATGCTGGTACAAAAGCTGCATAAAACACCCAAACGGGCCAATACTCATAGCAAATTATTTTCTGGACTTTGTGTTTAATCCAAAAATGATTAAAATATTGATTTTTTGACATTTACAAAATCAAAAATGTAGCAAAAAACGATTTTTACTCTTCAATAATTATGTTATTATTGTAGGATCTAGCAGCCAAGGCTCCCCAAATCATACAAATAGGCCAAATAAAAGGAAGCCCCATGCCCAAAGTTATAATTCCAACAATTCCAGAAATGATTAACATTATGATTGCTCCCCAAATGGTAGAATAAAGCATTCCTAAAGGGCCAAAGAAAAAGGTCAACAAAAGACTAAGCCCTACACTTTTTCTTTGTTTAATGATAATTACTCTTTTTTCAGATTTTGTATTAGAATTTTCCATAGTATTTTATTTTTTGATAAAAAATTAGCGCCATGAATCATAGCGCTAATTTAGCTTTAATAATAAAACCAGAGAATAGATTATTTATTCACAGCTTCAGATAATTGAGCTCCTGGTTTAAATTTAGCTACAGTTTTAGCAGCAATTTTGATTTTCTTTTTAGTTTGTGGGTTGATTCCCTCTCTAGCACTTCTTTCAGAAGTTGAGAAAGTACCGAAACCTACAAGCGCTACTTTTTCTTTTTTAGCCAAAGCTTTTGAAACATTTTCTGTAAAAGAATCTAAAGCTGCTTTTGCTTGTGCTTTTGTGATGCCAGCGTCAGCTGCCATAGCATCTACTAATTCTGTTTTGTTCATAATCTTATAATTAAATTATTATGAAAGCAAATTTAATATTTATAAGGGGTTATGCAAGTTTTTAACACCTAAATTTACACTCAAAACAAATAAAATTAACTATTTTTAACTACTTTTAACCGAATAACACATACGAACTATCGTCTAAATTAACCCCATTGGCAAAATCTACGATGTTCATTCGGCGTTTTCCTTGCATTTGTACTTCCTCGAGCCACACCCATCCATCGTGATGGGCTACGCCGATTCTTTTATTTTTTTCAACAAGTTGTCCGCTTTGGTATGAATGATTTGTTTTTTCTATTTCAATTTTAAAAACCTTTAATAATTTAGTTTCACCATTTAATGAAATTTGAGTCCATGCCGCAGGATAAGGGTTAAGTCCTCTTACAAAATTGTAAATATTTTCTAAAGAATCACTCCAATTAATCTGAGTATTTTCTTTAAATAATTTAGGAGCATCTTTCGAGGCTTGGCTGTGATTCTGTGGTGTTGGGTTGATTGTATTTTCTGAAATTCCCTCCAGCGTTTTCAGTACTAAATCTCCTCCCGCATACATTAATTTATCGTGCAATTCTCCTGCCGTTTCATCAGGCAAAATATCTACTTCTTGTTGATAAATGATATTTCCTGTATCCGTTTTTTCGTCTAAGAAAAATGTGGTGACTCCTGATTTTTCTTCTCCATTGATGATTGCCCAATTTATCGGGGCAGCACCTCGATATTGTGGCAAAAGCGAAGCGTGCAGATTAAAAGTTCCCTTGCTTGGCATGTTCCAAATGATTTTGGGCAACATTCTAAATGCCACGACTACAAACACATCGGCCTGTAGCGATTCCAAAGTTTCTACAAAACTTTTGGCTTTGAGCTTGGGGGGCTGCATCAAAAACAAATTATGTTCCTTGGCATATTGTGTTACGGCAGAACTGTGCATTTTCTGTCCACGGCCGGCAGGTTTGTCGGGAGTCGAAACCACTCCTACGATTGGGTAGCCTGCTTGGTGGATTTTATCTAAAATATGAACCGCAAAATCTGGCGTGCCCATAAATACTACTTTTAATTTGCTTTGCATATCGAATAATAATTAGGTAATGTAAATTGTATTTTTTCTTCGTCGATTAAGTTTTGCAACAAATCTAGCACACGATGTGCATCAGCCTCTATGAAATGAAACAAAATTTCATCTTGTGTTTTTGGATTTTCGCTTAAATAGGCAAAAATCTCTTTTTCGGTGATTTCTTGCGTGCCCTCAGACGGACTGCAAATATTGCAAATTCCGCATTTTTCTTTCGGTTTTTCGCCAAAATATCTAAGCAGCAATTGACTCTTGCAATACGATGAATCCTCGATAAAGAAATAAACATCGTTGAGCCTTTTCCATTTTAATAATTGAAGGTCGTAAAATTCTTTCCAATATCGATTTTGCACTAAATTATCATCTCGTTGCGTTAAAAACGAAATCTTTTTAATGGCTGCATCTCTATAATAAATCTTTCCTTGTTGATTCAGATTTTGGAGTGCTTCTTTTATTGCAGAAGTGCTCGTGTCCAACTTGCGAGAAAGAATGTATTCATCTATGGGTTTGGGATCCGAAAACACGCCACCGTAGTGCCTTGCGATGTAATCTAGCAAGCGATCTGGGAGCGATTGTCCTTCTTTTATTTCATAATTATCCTCATTGATTTTAACTAAACTTTGTCGCTGCGAATCATGGATTTTGATGCTATTTTTCATCTCCAAAAAGGAAATCACCGACTTGAATTTAGGTTTATAAAATTTAAAAGTTTTGATAATTTTCTTTTCAGAAAAAGCATGCTGTCCCTCTCGCAACTCACCTTCGGCTATTTGATAATACGAGTAGAGTTTCCTTATCATTATTAAAAACTCTTCTTTGCTCGGCAAAGCTGCTTTAAACTGCTTTATGGCTTTTTTCTTATCCTCCTCGTGATACAGCAAAATCCCGTGAGACAGTTTGCCATCTCGCCCGCCGCGCCCCACTTCTTGAAAGTAGGATTCTATTGTGCTTGGTGCATTGTAATGCACAACTAAACGCACATCGGGCTTATCGATCCCCATACCAAAAGCGTTGGTCGAAACTAAGACTAAATCATTGCTCTCGATAAATCGTATTTGTCGTGAATTTTTATCTTCTTTGGACAATCGCGCATGGAAATAAGTGGCATTAAACTTCTTTTCTTTTAAAAATTTCGCAATGTCATAAGTTTGCTTTCTGCTTTTGCAAAACACAATGCTACTGCCTGGGTATTTTTTTAAATAATACACCAAATCATCGAGCTTATCGGCACTTTGATGGATTCGGTAGGCTAAATTTTTTCTTTGTAATGATTTTTTAAAAACGGTTGCATTTTGGATTTGCAATTGCTTTAAAATCTCGTTTTGAATATGTGGCGTTGCCGTGGCTGTGAGTGCCAAAATAGGCTTGTCGGGAAATTCGTTTTTAAGCTCTTTTAAAGCCAAATAAGACGGACGGAAGTCGTGCCCCCATTCCGAAATGCAATGTGCCTCATCTATGGCAAAATAGGATATTTTTAAATTTTCAAGAAAGCTCTTAAAACTAGTTTGTGCCATTCGCTCTGGCGAAATATAGAGCAGTTTCACCCCTCCATATCGCACATTGTCCATCAAAACTTGCGGACTTTGTTCTGTGTTTTCAGATGTGAGAAATTCTGCTTTTATGCCTTTTTTCTTTAGGCTTTGTACTTGGTCTTTCATTAAAGCCACAAGTGGCGAAATCACCACACAAACGCCTTCCATCATCAGGGCTGGAATTTGGAAACAGAGCGATTTCCCGCCTCCTGTGGGAAGCAGTGCAAGAGTATCTTTTCCTGTCAAAATACTTTCTATGATTTCTTTCTGTGGCACACGGAATTCGGAATACCCCCAATATTGTTGCAATATGTTTTCTGCTGTAGTCTTCAAAGCTTAATTGTAGCAAAAATAGTAAATTTCTGCGAGCTTTGGTACTTAAAAAATCGCTTTGATATTGAATTTGTTGTTTTAATTCCTTAAATTTACACTCAAATTTCTACTATGAAAAGAGGTTTTTCATATTGGTTTTTAATCATCCTGATGTGGATTTTTGTAATTGGGCTGGTTTATTTGATTTGTGCCTTTATACAATACATAATTTTAGCGGTGGTGTTTTATTTGATTATTAAAATTAGTAGTCTTTTTGGCTGCGGCTGTTGTAACCAAACGGAGGATGATGATTTTTAGATTTTTATTCTAAAAAAAATCGCTAAGATTTAAAATTCTAGCGATTGTCAAAAAATTATCTTTTCAATACTTTTTCTTTAATTACTTTATTTAAGTTTTTATTTTTTACGGTTTTAGTATTAAATAACAAAACTGGTGCTACGATTCCTAAAGCTAAAGCCATTACAATAAAGGTTGTGAGTAGCCCGTTGCTAAAGGTTTCCATAAAGTCATGAGTCTGAATATTTTGTTTATCCTCTTCGGTTACTAATTTAATTAAGCCCATCATAAATTGGTATCCAAATTTACCTGGAATCATGTTGATTACGGCAGGAATAGTAAAGACCACAGGTGGTGTATGCACCAAGTGTGCACAATACACGCCGAGCATTCCTACTGTAAATGCTCCTAAAAACGAGGTTACCACTAATTGATTAGGCATCAGAGTTTTAAGTAATACAAATTTGACTGTAAAACCTATTCCTCCCAAAATTGCGGTGGCAAACATGGCTCGGCGTGGTGTGTTGAACAACATAGCAAATCCCACGGCTACCCACATTGCCCAGAATATTTTTTCTGATAAATCTATTAAAACATTAAAAAACTCCATTGTGAAAAAGTGTTAGTGATAAGAAATAGCCTACTGCAATCATAAAAATCAAAATCATAGCATGCACATATTTGGCAAAACCAGAAATTAAGTGTCCAGAGAGCACATCAATTAATCCGTTGATGAGTGGAACTCCAGGAATCATCCAAAGTACACAAGTGGTGAATGCTGCACTCATAGGAACATTAAACATGTTGAAAATCCCCAC
This Ornithobacterium rhinotracheale DNA region includes the following protein-coding sequences:
- a CDS encoding restriction endonuclease subunit S, which gives rise to MKLKIKDICQVQSGSYIKITKDSHLNNGIALNISDLNDESELSPTTKPNIQIDACNPKYIIQSTDVAFSTRGRYVATIIPKGINYPVFISNSFIKITPDTNKVLPEYIKWILNHPKSQAFFCKSSAKSLPV
- the lysA gene encoding diaminopimelate decarboxylase → MKHIQDLSFTAEDLLQMAEEFGTPLYVYDAEKMKTQYARLKNSFAGVKKLKLNYACKANTNLNILRLFQKLGSGLDTVSIQEVQLGLMAGFEPKDIIFTPNGVSFEEIKEAVELGVKINIDNLSILEQFGHEMPDYPVCIRLNPHILAGGNSNISVGHIDSKFGISIYQLPHILRVVENTGLKVNGLHMHTGSDILDVDVFLNGAELLFNAAKDFKDLEYLDFGSGFKVRYYEGSAETDIEYLGEKISERFNEFCEENDKDLMLMFEPGKFLVSESGVFLAEVNVVKQTTSTVFASVNSGFNQLIRPMFYNAHHEIENISHPDGRPRYYTVVGYICETDTFGANRKLNEVREKDILCFYNAGAYCFSMASNYNSRLKPAEILWINGEAKLIRERENLDDILKTTKNIEI
- a CDS encoding Sir2 family NAD-dependent protein deacetylase, producing the protein MKCTKPKLVVLSGAGISQESGIQTFRASDGLWENHRVEDVATPEGFAANPELVLNFYNARRRQLSEVSPNDAHKFFADLEKQYDVEIVTQNVDDLHERAGSSKVLHLHGELKKGRSVYDENLIFPFEGDMTLEDKAPNGDPVRPHIVWFGEAVPALNDAIALAEQADIFVVIGTSMQVYPAASLVDFLKPDCQLFVIDPSEITLYCRHPYTHIQEKACAGVKKLAEKLI
- a CDS encoding AMP-dependent synthetase/ligase, with the translated sequence MEMKRLFDILDYQAKYHNLERALVNVLPGEKLKAYSTQDYIDLSDKVSRGLLKWGVKPGDKIAIIVNNNCAEWNILDMGIQKVGAISVPIYSSIAAQENEYIFNQSGVKLCFVSHKDLYNKIAGIQKNTPTLEEIYCINEEENLPNWNEILELGEDKSLQPEIEKIKEKVHPDDLVTIIYTSGTTGSPKGVMLSHKNLLSNAIDCQERIPEVGENARALSFLPVCHVFERTLLNLYQIKGLSIYFAQNLDTIGEDLKFVQPQIMTVVPRLVEKVFNKIYETGANAGAVKSKIFKWSLDLIKDYDPKVKMPLNWYVKYKIANKLIFSKWREGMGGKMVTLVSGSAKLSEKLNRMFWAAGIPILEGYGLTETSPVISVNCFDRKGFKIGTVGKIVKNIDVKIADDGEVLVKGPCVFQGYYENPELTKEAFTEDGWFKTGDIGEFDEGLLKLTDRKKQIFKTSGGKYIVPAALEDAMKRIPFIEQIMVVGEGKKMPCALIQPNYDFSIKWAEKNGVEIGTTPAEIANSQVIYDEIEKAMAEINQEFGRWEQIKRFRLTPEEWTIENGCLTPTLKYKRKNTIEKFKNLFDEMYEA
- a CDS encoding aminotransferase class I/II-fold pyridoxal phosphate-dependent enzyme, coding for MKNLDFPTKAQQLLAKRIEENNFRSLSVFDTNNADFFSNDYLGIARELQKIQISHHHAGSTGSRLISGNSAYYEDVERYLADFYDAEKALLFNSGYNANLAVLSAIPQRGDFILYDELSHASLRDGIRLSNAKSFKFKHNDASDLAQKIEKCSGEIFVVLESVYSMDGDEVSSEILELCQKKNCYIILDEAHGTGVVGKQKKGIFENFEQEIFARVHTFGKALGTHGACVVGGEKLHQFLVNFARPFIYTTAMSEAEVEVIFQAHEILKKSNFAQEKLAQNIEYFRQKIKENQSNFLNSQTPIQAYLNEKNILKCKCKELVEKNISVKSILSPTVPISQERIRITLHNFNTFKEIDDLLKVLL
- a CDS encoding carboxylate--amine ligase, which encodes MLYFCKTNPSLENGGFFGYSKSEIQKYIPQEFRAKEQIFDQNKKLILTKFPMIAKPDVGERGKGVIRLNNQSELNEFLSQLNDNQKIILQEYIDLPKEFGVFYCKYPKDEHGRILGITGKEFLVFKGNGRQTLREFIQQNERAFFRKKYLENKFSAILDKVLHKGETILLEPIGNHNRGTRFFDASHLATQELLAQIEKVIRQIPQYSYGRLDVKAVSDNALKQGKFKVIEVNGVNSEPTHIYDKNYSLFKAYREVYKTLNHQSNIAQQWAEKGAKSPKIPDFLLALKAHLFS
- a CDS encoding HU family DNA-binding protein, whose product is MNKTELVDAMAADAGITKAQAKAALDSFTENVSKALAKKEKVALVGFGTFSTSERSAREGINPQTKKKIKIAAKTVAKFKPGAQLSEAVNK
- the fmt gene encoding methionyl-tRNA formyltransferase — its product is MQSKLKVVFMGTPDFAVHILDKIHQAGYPIVGVVSTPDKPAGRGQKMHSSAVTQYAKEHNLFLMQPPKLKAKSFVETLESLQADVFVVVAFRMLPKIIWNMPSKGTFNLHASLLPQYRGAAPINWAIINGEEKSGVTTFFLDEKTDTGNIIYQQEVDILPDETAGELHDKLMYAGGDLVLKTLEGISENTINPTPQNHSQASKDAPKLFKENTQINWSDSLENIYNFVRGLNPYPAAWTQISLNGETKLLKVFKIEIEKTNHSYQSGQLVEKNKRIGVAHHDGWVWLEEVQMQGKRRMNIVDFANGVNLDDSSYVLFG
- a CDS encoding ATP-dependent DNA helicase RecQ, translating into MKTTAENILQQYWGYSEFRVPQKEIIESILTGKDTLALLPTGGGKSLCFQIPALMMEGVCVVISPLVALMKDQVQSLKKKGIKAEFLTSENTEQSPQVLMDNVRYGGVKLLYISPERMAQTSFKSFLENLKISYFAIDEAHCISEWGHDFRPSYLALKELKNEFPDKPILALTATATPHIQNEILKQLQIQNATVFKKSLQRKNLAYRIHQSADKLDDLVYYLKKYPGSSIVFCKSRKQTYDIAKFLKEKKFNATYFHARLSKEDKNSRQIRFIESNDLVLVSTNAFGMGIDKPDVRLVVHYNAPSTIESYFQEVGRGGRDGKLSHGILLYHEEDKKKAIKQFKAALPSKEEFLIMIRKLYSYYQIAEGELREGQHAFSEKKIIKTFKFYKPKFKSVISFLEMKNSIKIHDSQRQSLVKINEDNYEIKEGQSLPDRLLDYIARHYGGVFSDPKPIDEYILSRKLDTSTSAIKEALQNLNQQGKIYYRDAAIKKISFLTQRDDNLVQNRYWKEFYDLQLLKWKRLNDVYFFIEDSSYCKSQLLLRYFGEKPKEKCGICNICSPSEGTQEITEKEIFAYLSENPKTQDEILFHFIEADAHRVLDLLQNLIDEEKIQFTLPNYYSICKAN